One genomic segment of Tachyglossus aculeatus isolate mTacAcu1 chromosome 17, mTacAcu1.pri, whole genome shotgun sequence includes these proteins:
- the SHPK gene encoding sedoheptulokinase isoform X1, producing MATPSLILGIDLGTTSVKAALVEVAGGAEQKPVVTASCTRGTQAEVASPAVGPQGREQDVQKVIQALNECLSALPIQQLQRVCCIGISGQMHGVMFWKTNQGCEWKGSGASCVFEPKEVSHLITWRDGRCSSSFLASLPPPQSHLSVATGFGCATIYWHLMNSPEFLKSYSAAGTIHDYVVAMLCGLKKPLMSDHNAASWGYFNTRSRTWNSEILSRSDFPVHLLPDLAAPGSVAGRTSRDWCGIPKGTEVGVALGDFQCSVYSSMTQRTDAVLNISTSAQLAAAMPSGFQPTQTPDPSAPIAYFPYFNGTYLSVAASLNGGNVLATFVSMLLQWMAELGLEVLESSVYSQMIQAALTQMDTTLTITPTLSGERHMPDQLASATGIAASNLSLGHVTRALCQGIIQNLQTMLPFQQLREWGVERVIGSGSALSRNEVLRQEVEKAFPVPVLFGQDVDAALGAALVMLREKLN from the exons ATGGCAACCCCTTCCCTCATTCTGGGCATCGACCTGGGCACCACGTCGGTCAAGGCCGCCCTGGTGGAAGTGGCAGGGGGAGCTGAGCAGAAGCCCGTGGTCACCGCGAGCTGTACCAGGGGGACACAGGCCGAGGTGGCAAGCCCGGCTGTTGGGCCGCAG GGAAGGGAGCAGGATGTGCAGAAGGTCATCCAagcattgaatgaatgtctctctgctctcccaataCAGCAACTCCAGAGGGTTTGTTGCATTGGGATTTCAGGACAGATGCATGGAGTGATGTTTTGGAAAACCAATCAAG GGTGCGAGTGGAAAGGAAGTGGAGCTAGTTGTGTATTCGAGCCTAAAGAAGTCAGTCATCTGATCACTTGGCGAGATGgccgctgcagcagcagtttCCTGGCTTCCCTTCCaccacctcagtctcatctcagcGTGGCCACTGGATTTGGGTGTGCAACAATATACTGGCATCTGATGAACAG CCCAGAGTTTCTGAAGTCCTACAGCGCGGCTGGGACCATCCATGACTATGTGGTGGCCATGTTGTGTGGCCTGAAGAAACCTCTGATGTCCGACCACAATGCCGCGAGCTGGGGCTATTTCAAtaccagaagtaggacgtggaaTTCGGAAAT TTTGAGCCGCTCTGACTTTCCTGTACACCTGCTCCCTGACCTCGCAGCACCTGGCAGTGTGGCAGGGCGAACGTCTCGAGACTGGTGTGGGATCCCAAAAGGGACTGAAGTGGGAGTGGCTCTGGGGGATTTCCAGTGCTCAGTCTATTCCAGTATGACCCAGAGGACGGATGCAG TTCTCAACATCAGCACCTCTGCGCAGCTGGCAGCCGCCATGCCGTCTGGATTCCAGCCCACACAGACCCCAGACCCCTCAGCACCGATTGCCTACTTTCCCTACTTCAATGGGACCTACTTGAGTGTGGCAGCATCTCTCAACGGAGGCAATGTTTTGGCGACGTTTGTCAGCATGCTGTTGCAGTGGATGGCAGAGCTAG GGTTGGAAGTTTTGGAGTCCTCCGTGTATTCacaaatgatccaagcagccttAACCCAGATGGACACCACCCTCACCATCACCCCGACCTTATCCGGAGAGAGGCACATGCCGGATCAGCTGGCTTCAGCGACTGGTATTGCTGCCTCAAACCTTTCCCTCGGTCATGTGACCAGAGCTCTGTGCCAGGGCATCATTCAAAACCTTCAGACCATGCTTCCATTTCAACAGCTGAGGGAGTGGGgcgtggagagagtgattgggaGTGGCAGTGCGCTCTCCCGGAATGAGGTACTGAGACaggaagtggagaaggcttttccaGTCCCTGTACTCTTTGGCCAGGATGTGGATGCAGCCCTGGGTGCTGCTCTTGTCATGCTTCGAGAGAAACTCAATTAA
- the SHPK gene encoding sedoheptulokinase isoform X2 — MATPSLILGIDLGTTSVKAALVEVAGGAEQKPVVTASCTRGTQAEVASPAVGPQQLQRVCCIGISGQMHGVMFWKTNQGCEWKGSGASCVFEPKEVSHLITWRDGRCSSSFLASLPPPQSHLSVATGFGCATIYWHLMNSPEFLKSYSAAGTIHDYVVAMLCGLKKPLMSDHNAASWGYFNTRSRTWNSEILSRSDFPVHLLPDLAAPGSVAGRTSRDWCGIPKGTEVGVALGDFQCSVYSSMTQRTDAVLNISTSAQLAAAMPSGFQPTQTPDPSAPIAYFPYFNGTYLSVAASLNGGNVLATFVSMLLQWMAELGLEVLESSVYSQMIQAALTQMDTTLTITPTLSGERHMPDQLASATGIAASNLSLGHVTRALCQGIIQNLQTMLPFQQLREWGVERVIGSGSALSRNEVLRQEVEKAFPVPVLFGQDVDAALGAALVMLREKLN; from the exons ATGGCAACCCCTTCCCTCATTCTGGGCATCGACCTGGGCACCACGTCGGTCAAGGCCGCCCTGGTGGAAGTGGCAGGGGGAGCTGAGCAGAAGCCCGTGGTCACCGCGAGCTGTACCAGGGGGACACAGGCCGAGGTGGCAAGCCCGGCTGTTGGGCCGCAG CAACTCCAGAGGGTTTGTTGCATTGGGATTTCAGGACAGATGCATGGAGTGATGTTTTGGAAAACCAATCAAG GGTGCGAGTGGAAAGGAAGTGGAGCTAGTTGTGTATTCGAGCCTAAAGAAGTCAGTCATCTGATCACTTGGCGAGATGgccgctgcagcagcagtttCCTGGCTTCCCTTCCaccacctcagtctcatctcagcGTGGCCACTGGATTTGGGTGTGCAACAATATACTGGCATCTGATGAACAG CCCAGAGTTTCTGAAGTCCTACAGCGCGGCTGGGACCATCCATGACTATGTGGTGGCCATGTTGTGTGGCCTGAAGAAACCTCTGATGTCCGACCACAATGCCGCGAGCTGGGGCTATTTCAAtaccagaagtaggacgtggaaTTCGGAAAT TTTGAGCCGCTCTGACTTTCCTGTACACCTGCTCCCTGACCTCGCAGCACCTGGCAGTGTGGCAGGGCGAACGTCTCGAGACTGGTGTGGGATCCCAAAAGGGACTGAAGTGGGAGTGGCTCTGGGGGATTTCCAGTGCTCAGTCTATTCCAGTATGACCCAGAGGACGGATGCAG TTCTCAACATCAGCACCTCTGCGCAGCTGGCAGCCGCCATGCCGTCTGGATTCCAGCCCACACAGACCCCAGACCCCTCAGCACCGATTGCCTACTTTCCCTACTTCAATGGGACCTACTTGAGTGTGGCAGCATCTCTCAACGGAGGCAATGTTTTGGCGACGTTTGTCAGCATGCTGTTGCAGTGGATGGCAGAGCTAG GGTTGGAAGTTTTGGAGTCCTCCGTGTATTCacaaatgatccaagcagccttAACCCAGATGGACACCACCCTCACCATCACCCCGACCTTATCCGGAGAGAGGCACATGCCGGATCAGCTGGCTTCAGCGACTGGTATTGCTGCCTCAAACCTTTCCCTCGGTCATGTGACCAGAGCTCTGTGCCAGGGCATCATTCAAAACCTTCAGACCATGCTTCCATTTCAACAGCTGAGGGAGTGGGgcgtggagagagtgattgggaGTGGCAGTGCGCTCTCCCGGAATGAGGTACTGAGACaggaagtggagaaggcttttccaGTCCCTGTACTCTTTGGCCAGGATGTGGATGCAGCCCTGGGTGCTGCTCTTGTCATGCTTCGAGAGAAACTCAATTAA